Part of the Tenacibaculum sp. SZ-18 genome, AGGATCCTCTCCTGTAAATGAATATGTGCACTTACCTATTCCTCCTGGAGCTTCTACAAAAGCTCCAAAAACACCAACTTGGTTCTTAGAAACTGAAAAAGGTAAAGATGCAAGTTTTGAAATTACCATTTCTTGTCCAGATAACCCAGAATATCCAGTAAAATCAATCACTATCAAAGAATCTGATGTCATTGGATGGGCTGCTGAACATTTCGAGAAAAGAGTTAATCAAATTTATCAAAAAGGTGACAATGGAATCATTGGTTTTGCTCAAAAAGGTCCTGAAGGTTATATTTATACAATAACAGCAGGAATTTTAAATCCAAGATTACACGGTAACTTAGCTACTATTTAATAGATTGAAATGAACTTCGGATAATCTAACTGTAATTTGAATCTATTCAAAACAGCACATTGTACTTTGAATAAATATAATGTGCTGTTTTTTATTTATAAATACTTCTTGTTTATTTGACCTCTACAGAAGTAAATTTAAATGAATTTCCATCAAATAGTCCTTTATCCGATAACTTCAATGCTGGAATAACCAATAATGCCATAAAAGATAAAGTCATGTAAGGAGCTCTTAATTTACTTCCCATTCCTTTTGCCATTTCATCCAGTTCGGCATAAGCTTTTCCAATAATTTCTGCCGGTTGATCACTCATAATTCCCGCCACTGGTAATGCAACCACCTTTTCTTCTAAATCATTTACGGCACAAATACCACCCTTATTCTCAATTAATAAATTAACAGCCTTACAAATTGCTTCATCAGAAACTCCAACAGCAATAATATTATGTGAATCATGACCTACAGAACTAGCAATTGCTCCTTCCTTCAAGCCAAAATTTTTGATAAATGCGATTGCAGGTTCGGCATTTTTATAACGATTTACAACCGTCATTTTTAAAACATCATTATCAACATCTGAAACTAAATTTCCATCTTTAATTAATGAATTAGTTTCTACTTCATTAGTAACCAATTCGCCATCTAATGCTTCAATAACTCGAATCTTTTCTGATGCAGAATGAAATTCAAAATCAGCATTTTTCTTTACATCCGTATTGAAATTATTTACTACTTCAAATTCAACAGATTTCACGAATGTTTCACCATTATCTGCAACTAACTCTCCATTAATGTATGTTTGTAAAACTTTGAATTTTTTCAAATCTTCTACAACAATAAAATCAGCATCACTACCTTCATTTAATAATCCAACATCTAAATTGTAATGTCTTACTGGGTTTATACAAGCTGCTTTTAAAACTTTAAATGTATCGATTCCTTTAGCTACTGCTCTTTCGCAAAGTTGATTTAAATGCCCTTCCAATAGATCATCCGGATGTTTGTCATCAGAACAAAACATTATATTATCAAAATATTCAGGAAGTAGATCAATTAACGAATCGAAATTTTTAGCAGCACTGCCTTCACGAATAATTACTTTCATTCCTTTCTGAAGTTTCTCTAGAGCTTCTTCGTAAGTAAAACATTCATGATCCGTGTAAATTCCAGCAGAAATGTATTTATCTAAATCTTCTCCTCTCAAACCCGGTGCATGTCCATCAACTGGTTTATTGTAATGCTTCGCCCAAGCTATTTTCTTTAGCACTTCTTCATCCTGATAAATAACTCCAGGATAATTCATCATTTCAGCTAAATACTTAATATCAGGATTCTCCAACAACTTTTTAATATCATCAGAATTTATGATTGCTCCAGCACTTTCAAAATAAGTAGCAGGCACACATGAAGGAGCTCCAAAATTAAATTTTAATGGAACTTTCTTCCCATTAGTAATCATAAAATTAACTCCTTCTACACCTAAAACATTTGCTATTTCATGCGGATCAGAAACTGTAGCTATTGTTCCATGGGTAACGGCTATTTTAGCAAATTCCGAAGGAACTAACATCGAACTTTCAATATGAATATGAGCATCTACAAAGCCAGGTAAAATATATGTTTCATTAGTATGATTACTTTCTCTAATTGATTTTATCTTTCCGTTTTCAACTTCAACTTCTCCTTTAAAAATCTTTCGATTTATAATATCAACTATCTTCCCTTGTATTGTCATATATAAGTTCTTTTATGCTAAAATAATCAGTTTTCAAAAAAAAAGCATCCTAAAAGGATGCTTTCAAATTATTATTTTTTAATGATCGGTGGACCACCTGCTAATATCTCTTCATTTGCATATTCTTCAAACTTCTTAAAGTTAGCTCTAAAAGAATCTGCTAATTTATGAGCTGTTTCATAATACCCTTCATCATTATTCCAAGCTTGACGCTGACTTAACAATTCAGATGGAATTCCAGGACATTTCCTTGGTTGTGCTAATCCAAATACTGAGTGTATGTGATAATTTTCGTGCGTAATCTCTTCTGGTAAACCTCCAGTAAGAGCTGCATTAATCATTGCACGAGTATATTTTAATTTCATTCTGTTTCCCACTCCATAAGGACCAGCGAACCATCCTGTATTAACCAACCAAACATTAACACCTGTTTCTTTCATTTTCTCGCTTAACATTTCTGCATAACGAGTTGGGTGTAATGGCATAAAAGGTGCTCCAAAACAAGCAGAGAAACTTGGTAATGGCTCAGTAACTCCAGCTTCTGTTCCTGCAACCTTAGCTGTATATCCAGATATAAAGTGATAAGCGGCCTGACCTGGAGTTAATTTTGAAATCGGAGGTAACACACCGAATGCATCCGCAGTTAAGAAGAAAATATTTTTTGGATTCTTTCCAATAGATGGAACTCTAATATTTTCAATATGGTGAATTGGATAACTCACACGAGTGTTTTGTGTAATAGTTGTATCAGCGAAATCAACATTTCCTTTCTCATCCATTACAACATTCTCTAGGATTGCTCCTTTTTTAATTGCTCCGTAAATCTCAGGTTCTTTCTCTTTAGATAGATCAATAACCTTAGCGTAACATCCTCCCTCAAAGTTGAAAACTGTGTTCTCAGAAGTCCATCCATGCTCATCATCTCCAATTAAACTTCTGTTTGGATCGGTTGATAATGTGGTTTTTCCAGTTCCTGATAATCCGAAGAAAATTGCTGTATCTCCATCTTTACCAACATTTGCAGAACAGTGCATTGGTAAAGTGTTCTTGTATACTGGTAAGATAAAGTTTAATGCTGAGAAAATTCCTTTTTTGATCTCTCCTGTGTATCCAGTTCCACCAATTAAGGCAACTTTTCTTGAAAAGTTTAAGATTGCAAAGTTATGTTGACGAGTTCCGTCAACCTCAGCATTTGCCATAAATCCAGGTGCATTAATTACAGTCCATTCTGGAGAAAAATCTTTTAATTCTTCAGCTGTTGGACGTAAAAACATATTATATGCAAACATGTTACTCCATGGATATTCGTTTACAACTCGAATATTTAACTTATAATCTTCATCAGCACATGCATAACTATCTCTAACGAAAACCTTTTTATCAGAAAGATATGCAGTTACTTTATCATATAATTTATCAAACTTGTCAGAATCGAATGGGATGTTAATATCTCCCCACCAAATCTCATCTTTAGTGATTTCGTCTTTAACTATGAATCTATCCATAGGAGACCTTCCTGTAAACTCACCTGTATTCACTGCAATGGCACCAAACGCAGATTCTTTACCTTGTCCTTTTTCAATAGTTAAACCGTGTAACTCCTCTGAAGTTAACTGATAACGAACCGTAGAACTCTTAATACCTAATGATTCTAACGAAATCGTTTTCGTTTCAAGATTTGTCATCTAATATCTTTTTAGTTGTGTTTTATTTTCGACAAAAATAAATCTTTTTGTTTAAACTGCTTATTATTACCAATGATTTATTAAGAATTTATTTTTTCATCGATTTTTTGAGGAATTCATAAAATAATAGAATCCAACCTATTATTAAGATAAGTCCTCCCAGTGGAGTTACAAACCAAATACTGCTAACTGGCACTCCCAACAAATAAATTAAATAAATAGATCCAGAAAAAAGAGCGACCCCTGAAATGAAAATAAGGGTCAATTTATTCTTTAAGTTTAAGGAAATATGATCTGTAAAATTAACAAGTAGGAGAACAATTACATGATACATTTGATATCTCACCGCAGTTTCAAAACTTTTTAATGCCTCCGGAGTTAAGCTTTCTTTTAGTGCATGAGCTCCGAAAGCTCCTAAAATAATTGTTACAACTCCTAAAAACGTAGTTATTGTTAAATTTTTATACATTATTTTTATATTTGTTAAATATTAAACTTTTAGCAAATTGTTTTTGCTTTACAAAACAAACAAATTTACTACATAAATAGATGAGAAATATACTGATTATTGGAGCAGGAAGATCAAGCTCTTCCTTAATAAAATATTTACTTGACAAATCCTCAAACGAGAATTTACATATTACTATTGGTGATCTTTCTGTAAAAAATGCAGAACAAAAGATTAACAATCATTCAAATGCTTCTGCAATTCAATTAGATGTTTTTAATGAACAAGAACGTAAAAAAGCAATTCAACAATCGGACATCGTAATTTCAATGTTACCTGCTCATTTACATATTGAAGTCGCTAAGAATTGTATAGAGTTTGAAAAACATATGGTTACCGCTTCGTATATATCTAAAGAAATGCAAGCGCTTAACGATGAAGCAAAATCAAAAGGATTGATTTTTATGAACGAAATTGGTCTTGATCCAGGAATCGACCACATGAGTGCTATGGATATTATTGATAGAATTCGTGAAAATGGTGGAGAAATGTTATTATTCGAATCGTTCTGTGGTGGATTAGTTGCTCCTGAAAGCGACACTAATTTATGGAACTATAAGTTCACTTGGAATCCAAGAAATGTAGTTTTAGCCGGACAAGGTGGTGCTTCTAAATTTATTCAAGAAGGATCTTATAAATACATTCCGTATCACAAATTATTCAGAAGAACCGAATTTTTAACTATTAACGGCAATGGACAATTCGAAGCTTATGCTAACAGAGATTCTATAAAGTATAGAAGTATTTATGGTTTAGAAGCTATTCCAACGATGTATCGAGGTACCGTGAGAAAAGTAGGTTTTTCAAGAGCTTGGAATGTATTCGTTCAATTAGGAATGACTGATGACAGTTACACAATCGAAGGATCAGAACATATGAGTTATCGTGATTTTACAAATTCTTTCTTAGCTTATTCACCTTCAGATTCAGTAGAATTAAAATTTAGATCCTATTTAAAAATTGATCAAGATGATATTATGTGGGCAAAGTTTCTTGAATTAGATATTTTTAATGGACAAAAAAGAGTTGAATTAAAGAATGCGACTCCTGCACAAATTCTTCAGAAAATTTTGATGGATTCTTGGACTTTACAGGAGGATGATAAAGATATGATTGTAATGCATCATAAATTTGGATATAAAGACCAGACGGGAAAACACCAAATTGAAAGTAGTATGATTATTAAAGGAGATGATCAGACCTTTACGGCAATGGCAAAAACAGTAGGATTACCAGTCGCAATGGCTACTTTAAAAATACTTAATGGAGAAATAACAACTCCAGGTGTTCAACTTCCAATTAACAAAGAAGTTTATAAACCTATTTTAAAGGAATTAGAAGACTACGGAATTAATTTTGTTGAAAAAGATGTTCCTTATTTAGGATATAATCCGGAAGGAGTTATCGGATAGATTATTTATTTGAATAAAAAAATGGGTTGCTGTTGTTTCCCTCAGAACATTATGGCAACCCATTCGATCAAACTTTTTGGAAGCATATCTTACTTTAATTTATTATGCCCTTACCCATAGAAATCTCAGTATTGAGGATTGGCTTCACGGGTATAAAACAACTACAGTGTAAAACACCCTACTTTTTTTTTAAAAAAAGTAACAAATTGTAAGTTTTCATGTCTTTAAGCAAAATTAAAGACATGAAAATATATTGAAACAAAAGGAAAACTAGATATACATGAAAAATCATTATGTAAATGATGGTATGATCAATTCAAAATACAGAACTCGACCTGTTGAAAAAGTATTAACAGAATTATCTAAACACATATTACCAAACTTTAATTAGTGGCTGACAACTGATTCTATTGAACTTCAACACAAGAGCAACCAATTAAGATTAACGTTCGTTAACACTGAATAACGAAAAATAACAATATTACTGATCGTTTTCCCAGTTTTGTTTTATGTTAACTCAAACAATAACAAAAAATGAAAAACATTTTAAAGGTGTTAATTTTATGTATCTCATTTTATCATCTTAGTGCACAAATTGCGAAAATTCCTTTTGAATTAGTTGATGATCTTATGTATGTTAAGGTAAAAATCAATGACAATTCTAAAGAAAATGTGTTTGTTTTTGATACTGGAGCAACTGCCGATTTACTTGATTCTTCGATTGCGAAAAAACTTGGATTAAAACCAAATTATAAACAGAAAACAACTGGAGCAGGTGGAACCAAATCATACGACGTTATTTTATCTCAAAAGCTTAGTTTAAACAACAGTATTACTGTAGATAACACCCATTTAGTATTAAGCGATTTATCAAGAATTATCAGAAGATCAGGTAAGAATTTTGATGGAATTATTGGTTATAGTTTACTAAAAAACCATGTAACTCAAATAGACTATGATAACCATGAAATTTTAGTTTACAATAAAATTGATGATTTAAGCACTGATGGTTATAAACCAATTTCTTTTAAATTCGGAAATGGTATTCCAATTCCTCAATTTGATATTGACATTACCTTAAGAAATTCAGAATCTTTTACCGGTAAAGTATTCTTTGATAGTGGAGCTGGTTTAACAATGTTAATGAATAGTCCTTTCGCTGCATCTAATGAAATTGGTAATAAAGTTAAAAAAAGACTTATTTCAAAATCAGAAAATTTACACGGCGAATCTACTTCAGAAAAAATTGCAATTAAAAGTATGAACATAGGTGGATATCAATTATCTGAAATGCCAATTAATATTGCGCACGATAAAAATGGAGTAAGTAGTTATGAAAATTATTTGGGGATTTTAGGAGGAGCTGTAATCAGCAAATTCAATGTTATTCTAGATTATAATACTTCTACTCTTTATTTAAAACCAAACAAAAATTACACGAAACCATTCGACTTTCCAATGAGCGGAATTAGCTTAATCAAAACTGAAGATGATAAAACAATAATTGATCGAGTAGAAAAAACAAGTGACGCTTATAAAAAAGGGATCAGAAAAGGAGATGAATTGCTATCTGTAAATAATGATTCCTCTGGAAACATTCAAAATTACAGAGCTTACCTTAAACAAAAAAATGGAACCGTAGACTTAATTTACAGTAGTATCAAAGGACAACCAAAAACATCGACCATTAAACTTGAAAGGTTGCTTTAAAAAATTACATCTTCAAATAAAAATCTTTTGTTAATTCAATATAGGCATCAGTATACTGGTGTCTTTCTTTTTCTATAATTAATTCTTCAGATATAA contains:
- a CDS encoding DUF423 domain-containing protein → MYKNLTITTFLGVVTIILGAFGAHALKESLTPEALKSFETAVRYQMYHVIVLLLVNFTDHISLNLKNKLTLIFISGVALFSGSIYLIYLLGVPVSSIWFVTPLGGLILIIGWILLFYEFLKKSMKK
- a CDS encoding aspartyl protease family protein → MKNILKVLILCISFYHLSAQIAKIPFELVDDLMYVKVKINDNSKENVFVFDTGATADLLDSSIAKKLGLKPNYKQKTTGAGGTKSYDVILSQKLSLNNSITVDNTHLVLSDLSRIIRRSGKNFDGIIGYSLLKNHVTQIDYDNHEILVYNKIDDLSTDGYKPISFKFGNGIPIPQFDIDITLRNSESFTGKVFFDSGAGLTMLMNSPFAASNEIGNKVKKRLISKSENLHGESTSEKIAIKSMNIGGYQLSEMPINIAHDKNGVSSYENYLGILGGAVISKFNVILDYNTSTLYLKPNKNYTKPFDFPMSGISLIKTEDDKTIIDRVEKTSDAYKKGIRKGDELLSVNNDSSGNIQNYRAYLKQKNGTVDLIYSSIKGQPKTSTIKLERLL
- a CDS encoding saccharopine dehydrogenase family protein; its protein translation is MRNILIIGAGRSSSSLIKYLLDKSSNENLHITIGDLSVKNAEQKINNHSNASAIQLDVFNEQERKKAIQQSDIVISMLPAHLHIEVAKNCIEFEKHMVTASYISKEMQALNDEAKSKGLIFMNEIGLDPGIDHMSAMDIIDRIRENGGEMLLFESFCGGLVAPESDTNLWNYKFTWNPRNVVLAGQGGASKFIQEGSYKYIPYHKLFRRTEFLTINGNGQFEAYANRDSIKYRSIYGLEAIPTMYRGTVRKVGFSRAWNVFVQLGMTDDSYTIEGSEHMSYRDFTNSFLAYSPSDSVELKFRSYLKIDQDDIMWAKFLELDIFNGQKRVELKNATPAQILQKILMDSWTLQEDDKDMIVMHHKFGYKDQTGKHQIESSMIIKGDDQTFTAMAKTVGLPVAMATLKILNGEITTPGVQLPINKEVYKPILKELEDYGINFVEKDVPYLGYNPEGVIG
- the pckA gene encoding phosphoenolpyruvate carboxykinase (ATP); this translates as MTNLETKTISLESLGIKSSTVRYQLTSEELHGLTIEKGQGKESAFGAIAVNTGEFTGRSPMDRFIVKDEITKDEIWWGDINIPFDSDKFDKLYDKVTAYLSDKKVFVRDSYACADEDYKLNIRVVNEYPWSNMFAYNMFLRPTAEELKDFSPEWTVINAPGFMANAEVDGTRQHNFAILNFSRKVALIGGTGYTGEIKKGIFSALNFILPVYKNTLPMHCSANVGKDGDTAIFFGLSGTGKTTLSTDPNRSLIGDDEHGWTSENTVFNFEGGCYAKVIDLSKEKEPEIYGAIKKGAILENVVMDEKGNVDFADTTITQNTRVSYPIHHIENIRVPSIGKNPKNIFFLTADAFGVLPPISKLTPGQAAYHFISGYTAKVAGTEAGVTEPLPSFSACFGAPFMPLHPTRYAEMLSEKMKETGVNVWLVNTGWFAGPYGVGNRMKLKYTRAMINAALTGGLPEEITHENYHIHSVFGLAQPRKCPGIPSELLSQRQAWNNDEGYYETAHKLADSFRANFKKFEEYANEEILAGGPPIIKK
- the ade gene encoding adenine deaminase, which translates into the protein MTIQGKIVDIINRKIFKGEVEVENGKIKSIRESNHTNETYILPGFVDAHIHIESSMLVPSEFAKIAVTHGTIATVSDPHEIANVLGVEGVNFMITNGKKVPLKFNFGAPSCVPATYFESAGAIINSDDIKKLLENPDIKYLAEMMNYPGVIYQDEEVLKKIAWAKHYNKPVDGHAPGLRGEDLDKYISAGIYTDHECFTYEEALEKLQKGMKVIIREGSAAKNFDSLIDLLPEYFDNIMFCSDDKHPDDLLEGHLNQLCERAVAKGIDTFKVLKAACINPVRHYNLDVGLLNEGSDADFIVVEDLKKFKVLQTYINGELVADNGETFVKSVEFEVVNNFNTDVKKNADFEFHSASEKIRVIEALDGELVTNEVETNSLIKDGNLVSDVDNDVLKMTVVNRYKNAEPAIAFIKNFGLKEGAIASSVGHDSHNIIAVGVSDEAICKAVNLLIENKGGICAVNDLEEKVVALPVAGIMSDQPAEIIGKAYAELDEMAKGMGSKLRAPYMTLSFMALLVIPALKLSDKGLFDGNSFKFTSVEVK